One bacterium genomic window carries:
- a CDS encoding VOC family protein codes for MFQGVHTVAIYVSNIARAKEFYIQILGFEHGWDVHDNLTFLKVGSTHVYLEGGYESHEITDKSLRLSFFLEADESVKEIFEALRSNGVVTIQESPEQVGDDTWWFQFQDPDGNILEVSGKP; via the coding sequence ATGTTCCAGGGGGTTCACACCGTCGCCATTTACGTATCGAATATTGCACGGGCGAAGGAATTCTACATTCAAATACTCGGTTTCGAACATGGCTGGGACGTTCACGATAATCTCACGTTCCTCAAGGTCGGTTCAACGCATGTATATCTTGAAGGAGGATACGAATCTCACGAGATCACAGACAAGTCACTAAGGCTCAGTTTCTTCCTCGAAGCGGATGAATCAGTAAAAGAGATATTCGAAGCGCTCAGATCGAACGGAGTGGTGACAATCCAGGAATCACCGGAACAGGTCGGCGACGACACTTGGTGGTTCCAGTTCCAGGATCCTGACGGCAACATCCTTGAGGTTTCTGGAAAGCCTTGA
- a CDS encoding HEAT repeat domain-containing protein has translation MKRVIHDRRWVVPLTFTVMLADPRSKMDALSALGYMQDTRAVPVLIRALRDRHPGVRNNAAMALGRLKDKRAVRPLIAILEDGYPYVNQFAVTAVGELGDTQATDILIKIFFNESYPQAQWNAASSLGKIKGKKALDALMAGLKSDLLDTRISSTHALVLAGDTSTVDALIEALYDRNPIGKSDVIRALGATKDARAVLHLINYLNVNQSSDAAWSLGSIGDSRAEKALIRAMKCSNPETRGAAARALVKCSKENLGFLILDAFVSEKNQQVRSNMAWALGELKYKPAVKQLIAALSDQNSDAAWALGQVGDTSAVVPLLSLLTSEVICVREYAAKALGNIGDRRAVEPLLELLKDKNQYVRDKAFMSIVQILEANGEPLQGLREVEKMINP, from the coding sequence TTGAAAAGGGTAATCCACGACAGGCGCTGGGTTGTTCCGCTGACCTTTACTGTTATGCTTGCCGACCCGCGCTCGAAGATGGATGCCTTAAGTGCTTTGGGTTATATGCAAGACACGAGGGCGGTTCCCGTGCTCATTCGAGCATTGCGCGACAGGCATCCCGGAGTCAGGAACAACGCGGCTATGGCTCTCGGAAGACTTAAGGACAAACGAGCGGTAAGACCCCTGATCGCAATCCTGGAGGATGGGTACCCGTACGTTAATCAATTTGCCGTGACCGCAGTAGGCGAGCTTGGCGATACTCAAGCAACCGATATCCTCATAAAGATATTTTTCAACGAATCATATCCGCAGGCGCAATGGAATGCGGCAAGCTCGCTTGGAAAAATCAAGGGGAAAAAAGCGCTTGATGCGCTTATGGCAGGGCTTAAGAGCGATTTGCTGGATACGCGGATTTCCTCCACCCATGCATTGGTTTTAGCAGGGGATACGAGTACGGTGGATGCGTTGATTGAAGCTCTTTATGACAGAAATCCAATAGGCAAAAGCGATGTAATCAGGGCGCTGGGTGCTACAAAGGATGCCCGGGCTGTTTTACACTTAATAAATTACCTGAATGTAAACCAAAGCTCAGATGCTGCCTGGTCGCTCGGGAGTATCGGCGATTCAAGGGCTGAAAAAGCCCTCATAAGGGCAATGAAGTGTTCGAACCCTGAGACCCGTGGTGCGGCAGCAAGAGCGCTTGTCAAATGCAGTAAAGAAAACCTAGGTTTTCTTATCCTCGATGCCTTTGTGAGTGAAAAGAACCAGCAGGTACGGTCGAACATGGCCTGGGCTCTTGGTGAACTGAAGTACAAGCCTGCGGTCAAACAGCTTATTGCAGCTTTGAGCGATCAGAACAGCGATGCTGCCTGGGCGCTCGGTCAAGTAGGCGATACTTCCGCAGTAGTTCCGCTTCTGTCTCTTCTCACAAGTGAGGTTATCTGCGTAAGGGAATATGCTGCAAAGGCGCTCGGCAATATCGGCGACCGCAGGGCTGTTGAACCCCTGCTTGAACTTCTTAAGGATAAAAATCAATATGTGAGAGACAAGGCTTTCATGTCCATCGTGCAAATTCTCGAAGCCAATGGAGAACCCCTGCAAGGATTACGAGAAGTTGAGAAAATGATAAACCCTTAA